The genomic interval CGTACTCCGCGTCCCTGGTCGCGCGGACCGTCGTACGCACCATCCGGGCCAGCGCCGGCCAGGAGAACAGTGCGAGCACCAGTGAGACCGACAGCACCGATCGCTTCCCCAGGCTGTTCAGTACGACGATCGCCCCGAGCAGGAACGGGAAGCCGAGGAAGACGTCGGTGAGTCGTGCCAGTACCGAGTCGGCCCAGCCGCCGAGGTACCCGGCGACGGTGCCGACCAGTACGGCGATGGCCAGCGCGATCAGCGTGCAGACCAGGCCGACCGAGAGGGACGCACGAGCGCCGTGGACGACGTTCGCGTAGATGTCGCAGCCCTGGAGGTCCTGGCCGAACGGGTGACCCGGCGAGGACGGATGTGCGCTGCTCGAGATGTCACAGGCACGCGGATCGGTGCTGGTGAAGAGCCGTGGGAAGACAGCCATCAGCAGCAGTACGACGAGGACGCCAAGGGGAAGCCAGAACAGCACCCGGCGGCGGACGGTCGCCCAGACACCTCGCCGGGCCAGCACTTCTTCGTCGACTGTCGGTGCGATTACCTGGTCAGTCATGGCGGATCCTCGGGTCGAGGAGGGAGTTGAGCAGGTCGACGACCACGCTGGTGATCAGGAAGATCAGGATCAGCGCGGTCGCGATCCCCACCACCGTCGGCCCTTCGTGCACGCGGATCGACTCGAACAGCAACTGGCCGACGCCCGGCAGGTTGAAGATCCCTTCCGTCACCACGGCCCCGCCCAGCAATGCCCCGAGATCGATGGCGAGATAGGTCAGCACCGGGATCGACGAGTTCCGCAGTACGTGGATGCCGATCACCCGGCGACGGCTCAGGCCCTTCGCCCACAGCGCGCGGACGAAGTCCGAACTCATCGTGTCGATCACACTGCCCCGGGTCAGCCGGGCCACCGCGGCCAGCCCGTAGATCGCCAGAACCGTTGCTGGCAGCAAATAAGACGTGGGCCAGCCGTCGCCCACACCCGCGATCGGCAGCAGCGACAGCTTCACCCCGAACACCAACTGCGCCGTCACCGCCATCACGAAGATCGGCACCGACGCGATCAGGATCGTCAGGATCAGCACCCCGCGGTCGATCCAGGTGTTCTTCCGGAGTCCGGCGACCAGACCGAGGCCGACACCGATCACCACCTGGATCACCCACGCTGTCAGCGCGAGCCGGATCGTCACCGGCCACCGCGCCGCCAGCCGCTCGGCCACCGACCGGCCGCGGAAGTCGACGCCGAGATCGCCGGTCAGCAGATGACCCAGGTACCGCAGGTACTGCGACCACAACGGATCGTTCAGGTGGTAGAGATCCCGGATCCGCTCGACCACGGCCGGCGACAACGGCTGATCGCCGCCCAGGCTGGAGATCGGGTCACCGGGGAGCGCGAACACCGCCGCGTAGATGGCGAACGTGACCCCGAAGAACACCAGCACGAGTTCGATCAACCGCCGGATCGTGAACCGCAGCATCAGGACGCCTCTCGCCGTACGGCGCCCAGCAGCGCGAGCGTGGCGGCGTACTGCACGCCGACCAGGTCCTTGATCGGCACAGTGCGCAGCTCGTGATCGAGAGTGGCGGCCTCGTCCTGCCACTCGCGGTAGAGCGACCGCATCCGCCGGGCCAACGGATGCACCGCGGCGGCCGCACTGCCGCGCGCGATCTCGCCTTCGAGTGCCCGCAACAACATCCCGCCGAACCGCAGCCGGAACGACCGGTGGACATCGGTCAGCCCGAACCTCTCGGCGACCGTGGCGATCCGCGCCGGATCCTCCTTCGCGGCCCGGAGCCGGTCCCGTTCCGGACGCTTGGCCAGGTACGGGAGGAAGGCGTCGGTGGCCCGGACCAGCTGCGAGTCGCCGGACAGGTGCGGGCGGGCGGCCGCGAAGATCTCCAGCATCACGTCAATATCGTTGCCCAGGGCATCGGCCATCCGGACCAGCACCCCGGCGTACGGCTCGTCGGCCGGGGTCTGGTCGTCGTTGGCGGGATGCGTCCAGTACGGCAGCTCGGCGACCAGGCTGACTGTTCCGTGCCGCTCGGCGTACTCCGCCGACGACCCGCCCGACGACGAGTACGGCGTCATCCCCAGGCTCTCGGTGTAGTCGTACGTCGCCTTGGCCGAGATCATCTCGTAGACCGCGGGGCCGAGCGGGCGGGCGACCGGGGTCTCGGCCTCGCCGAGTTCGAGCGGGAGGCCGAAGGACGCGGCGATCGCATGCAGCTCGGCGACGAACCCTTCGAGTTCCTTGGTGACGTAGTAGTAGACGCCGCCGAGCTCGGTGTTGTGCAGCGAGACCGCGACCGTCGGCTTCAGCTCGTCGATCACGCGCATCAGCGCGAACGCCTCCGGCATCACCTGGTCGAAGTACGCCGTCTTGTACTGGAACGGGAACGACCACTCGACCTGCTCCGCCGGGGCCGGGCGGTAGAAGTGCTCGAGACAGTGCACGCGGTTGAACGGGCCGTCGAACCAGCCCTCGTTCAGGCGGGTGCCGTCGGGGTCGATGCAGCCGATGATGTTCCAGCGGCAGCCGGTCCGCAGTTCCTCGTCGGCGCACAGGTCCTCGGCCAGCCGGATCGCGGTCCAGAAACCGATCGGCTCGTTCGGGTGCACACCGGCG from Kribbella sp. NBC_00709 carries:
- a CDS encoding ABC transporter permease, whose product is MLRFTIRRLIELVLVFFGVTFAIYAAVFALPGDPISSLGGDQPLSPAVVERIRDLYHLNDPLWSQYLRYLGHLLTGDLGVDFRGRSVAERLAARWPVTIRLALTAWVIQVVIGVGLGLVAGLRKNTWIDRGVLILTILIASVPIFVMAVTAQLVFGVKLSLLPIAGVGDGWPTSYLLPATVLAIYGLAAVARLTRGSVIDTMSSDFVRALWAKGLSRRRVIGIHVLRNSSIPVLTYLAIDLGALLGGAVVTEGIFNLPGVGQLLFESIRVHEGPTVVGIATALILIFLITSVVVDLLNSLLDPRIRHD
- a CDS encoding ABC transporter permease, which gives rise to MTDQVIAPTVDEEVLARRGVWATVRRRVLFWLPLGVLVVLLLMAVFPRLFTSTDPRACDISSSAHPSSPGHPFGQDLQGCDIYANVVHGARASLSVGLVCTLIALAIAVLVGTVAGYLGGWADSVLARLTDVFLGFPFLLGAIVVLNSLGKRSVLSVSLVLALFSWPALARMVRTTVRATRDAEYVQAAKAMGFPTSRILTHYVLPNAIGPVLAVATLTVGGVIVAESTLTFLGLGLRAPSISWGLQLATAQSRFQQAPHTLIYPGLFLAATVLSLITLGDVLRDAVNPKGRS
- a CDS encoding M14 family zinc carboxypeptidase, yielding MPATNGPLQAILERAHRIPGLTHFPGVDEITRRLDALAAEHPDLVTRRRIGTSRLGDPITMYSIGTGPDEALVYAGVHPNEPIGFWTAIRLAEDLCADEELRTGCRWNIIGCIDPDGTRLNEGWFDGPFNRVHCLEHFYRPAPAEQVEWSFPFQYKTAYFDQVMPEAFALMRVIDELKPTVAVSLHNTELGGVYYYVTKELEGFVAELHAIAASFGLPLELGEAETPVARPLGPAVYEMISAKATYDYTESLGMTPYSSSGGSSAEYAERHGTVSLVAELPYWTHPANDDQTPADEPYAGVLVRMADALGNDIDVMLEIFAAARPHLSGDSQLVRATDAFLPYLAKRPERDRLRAAKEDPARIATVAERFGLTDVHRSFRLRFGGMLLRALEGEIARGSAAAAVHPLARRMRSLYREWQDEAATLDHELRTVPIKDLVGVQYAATLALLGAVRREAS